A single window of Vibrio alfacsensis DNA harbors:
- the cas2 gene encoding CRISPR-associated endonuclease Cas2 — translation MLVLACFDIEDDKTRRQVGHLLGGYGDRVQRSVFEVLFKNPQECKKVFDDLMNIIDDGDDLRFYPLCKRCADKAVGSIENPGDLNRPLVI, via the coding sequence TTTCGATATCGAAGATGACAAAACACGTCGTCAAGTTGGTCACTTACTTGGCGGGTATGGAGATCGTGTTCAACGATCAGTATTTGAAGTACTTTTTAAAAATCCACAGGAGTGCAAAAAGGTGTTTGATGACCTAATGAATATCATTGACGATGGAGATGACCTGCGCTTTTACCCACTTTGTAAACGCTGTGCAGACAAAGCTGTAGGCAGTATTGAAAATCCAGGCGATCTTAATAGACCCTTAGTAATCTGA